From Fusarium oxysporum f. sp. lycopersici 4287 chromosome 10, whole genome shotgun sequence, the proteins below share one genomic window:
- a CDS encoding cytochrome P450 oxidoreductase has protein sequence MSTMNKLKVNVESDNFTETSHRSPVRALPSTWYNSPEMYELEKRAIFSKKWLLTTHQNRLPKAGDWMKFNTTGYEFVVARDRKGNLNAFHNICRHRAFPVVQGGQQGNSSIFACKYHGWSYGLSGNLAKAPNYDQLENFDKSKNGLFKIHLKVDAYGFVWVNLDSSENPEPWTRYFEGIDQQERLEKVNWDDYTLDKEYSMEGEYNWKILADNFNECYHCPTTHPDLPTLADLGKTKCDTGLGWIKHSSIQTEEQKKSGMQLASTYFYPSASVVVLPHFMMIQRFMPLGPTTSSMHYQIFRNKNSSEEDFHNIADLYARVVSEDKDLCIGAQKNLNAGIFVSGELHPRLEHGPLSFQESHRQAIHEHAKLEREAGKQIWPARQQLPSDHASEANKEDEALCSSLSCGGIQEVLAW, from the exons ATGTCAACAATGAATAAGCTCAAGGTGAACGTCGAGAGTGACAACTTCACCGAAACAAGCCACAGAAGTCCCGTCCGTGCTCTCCCTTCAACATGGTACAACTCTCCCGAGATGtatgagcttgagaagcgtgccatcttctccaagaagtgGCTGCTTACTACCCATCAGAACCGGCTTCCCAAGGCTGGTGATTGGATGAAGTTCAACACTACCGGCTACGAGTTCGTCGTTGCCCGCGATCGAAAGGGAAACCTCAATGCCTTCCATAACATCTGCCGTCATCGCGCTTTTCCTGTCGTTCAAGGTGGACAGCAAGGCAACTCATCTATCTTTGCATGCAAGTACCATGGTTGGTCTTATGGATTGAGTGGCAACCTCGCCAAGGCACCCAACTACGACCAGCTCGAGAACTTCGACAAGAGCAAGAACGGCCTTTTCAAGATCCATCTCAAGGTCGATGCGTATGGCTTTGTCTGGGTCAACCTCGACAGCTCTGAGAACCCGGAACCTTGGACTCGCTACTTCGAGGGTATTGATCAGCAAGAACgtcttgagaaggtcaactGGGATGACTACACTCTCGACAAGGAATACAGCATGGAGGGCGAGTATAACTGGAAGATTCTGGCCGACAACTTTAACGAATGCTATCACTGCCCCACGACCCATCCCGATCTTCCTACCCTGGCAGACCTTGGAAAGACAAAGTGCGACACGGGCCTGGGATGGATTAAACATTCGAGCATTCAGACtgaggagcagaagaagagcggAATGCAACTCGCAAGCACGTACTTCTACCCCAGTGCCTCAGTGGTCGTCCT GCCTCACTTTATGATGATCCAGCGTTTCATGCCGCTTGGCCCAACCACCTCATCAATGCACTATCAAATTTTCCGCAACAAGAACTCCTCCGAAGAGGACTTCCATAACATCGCCGATCTCTACGCACGCGTTGTCTCGGAAGATAAAGACTTGTGTATTGGCGCTCAGAAGAATCTCAACGCAGGAATCTTTGTTAGTGGAGAGCTGCATCCACGACTGGAACATGGTCCACTATCATTCCAGGAATCTCATCGACAGGCGATTCATGAGCATGCCAAGCTTGAGAGGGAAGCAGGCAAGCAGATCTGGCCGGCGAGACAGCAGTTGCCATCTGATCATGCTTCCGAAGCAAACAAGGAGGACGAGGCGCTTTGTTCGAGCTTGTCTTGCGGGGGTATCCAAGAGGTTTTGGCTTGGTGA